In the Dioscorea cayenensis subsp. rotundata cultivar TDr96_F1 chromosome 12, TDr96_F1_v2_PseudoChromosome.rev07_lg8_w22 25.fasta, whole genome shotgun sequence genome, one interval contains:
- the LOC120274107 gene encoding geranylgeranyl transferase type-1 subunit beta: MDRSSEFDKMRHVASLELMMEWMPSPYESQEINRLTLAHFAISGLAILGAIDQIDKDRVINWVLSLRALPKDKAELEKGEFYGFHGSRSSQFDRHDGKDLVPNGSHLASTYCALAILRIIGYDLSSMDSESIIISMRHLQQPDGSFTPIHLGAETDLRFVYCAAAICYMFNNWTGMDREKAKEYILRCQSYDGGFGLVPGSESHGGGTYCAVAALRLMGFIEADILSKSTLGTTINVPLLLEWCIQRQGVNGGFQGRANKASDTCYAFWVGGVLKILGAYHFLDKNALRRFLLSCQSQYGGFQKFPEDATPDLYHSYYGLAALSLLEEPGLVPLCVELGIPSPEIV, encoded by the exons ATGGATCGGAGCTCGGAGTTCGATAAGATGCGGCACGTCGCATCCCTGGAGCTGATGATGGAATGGATGCCATCGCCATACGAGTCGCAGGAGATAAACAGGCTCACTCTTGCCCACTTCGCCATCTCCGGTCTCGCCATCCTTGGCGCCATAGATCAG ATCGACAAGGACCGCGTCATCAATTGGGTTTTGTCATTGCGAGCACTGCCCAAAGACAAAGCCGAGCTTGAGAAGGGAGAGTTTTATGGATTTCATGGCTCTAGAAGCTCTCAATTCGATCGGCATGACGGCAAG GATTTAGTCCCCAATGGTAGTCATCTGGCGAGTACTTACTGTGCCCTGGCTATACTCAGAATTATTGGGTATGATTTGTCAAGCATGGACTCCGAATCTATCATAATTTCAATGAGACACCTTCAGCAGCCTGATGGGAG TTTTACTCCCATTCATCTTGGAGCAGAAACAGATCTTCGGTTTGTTTATTGCGCAG CTGCCATATGTTACATGTTCAATAATTGGACTGGAATGGACAGAGAAAAGGCCAAGGAGTACATACTCAGGTGCCAG TCATATGATGGAGGCTTTGGTTTGGTACCAGGTTCAGAATCTCATG GTGGTGGGACTTATTGTGCTGTTGCAGCTCTCCGACTAATGGGTTTTATCGAAGCTGATATTTTGTCAAAATCAACACTAGGGACAACTATCAATGTACCTTTGCTATTGGAGTGGTGCATTCAG CGGCAAGGAGTTAATGGTGGATTTCAAGGAAGAGCCAACAAGGCCAGTGATACATGTTATGCATTTTG GGTTGGTGGAGTCTTAAAAATTCTAGGGGCCTACCATTTTTTGGACAAGAATGCATTGCGAAGATTCTTGCTTTCTTGCCAGTCTCAG TATGGCGGGTTTCAAAAATTCCCAGAAGATGCAACGCCTGACCTTTATCATTCTTACTATGGCCTCGCCGCATTGAGCTTGCTAGAGGAGCCTGGACTCGTGCCACTTTGTGTCGAACTAGGCATTCCTTCTCCAGAAATCGTCTGA
- the LOC120273067 gene encoding vacuolar protein sorting-associated protein 2 homolog 1-like has protein sequence MSFLFGNRKTPAELLRENKRMLDRSIRDIERERQGLQTQEKKLIVEIKKTAKQGQMGAVKVMAKDLIRTRHQITKFYALKSQLQGVSLRIQTLKSTQAMGEAMKGVTKAMGQMNRQMNLPALQKIMQEFERQNEKMELVSEVMSDAIDDAMEGDEEEEETEELVNQVLDEIGIDINSELVKAPSSAVAAPVGAKVAQAETAGQQDGAIDDDLQARLNNLRKM, from the exons ATGAGTTTTCTCTTCGGCAATCGGAAAACTCCCGCAG aGTTGTTGCGGGAGAATAAGCGGATGCTGGATCGATCTATAAGGGATATTGAGAGGGAGAGGCAGGGGTTGCAGACCCAGGAGAAGAAGCTCATCGTTGAGATCAAGAAAACAGCGAAGCAGGGCCAGATG GGAGCTGTTAAGGTGATGGCAAAAGATCTTATCCGAACAAGGcatcaaattacaaaattttatgcACTCAAGTCACAACTCCAAGGTGTATCTCTTAGAATTCAG ACACTGAAATCAACACAAGCAATGGGTGAGGCCATGAAGGGTGTTACAAAGGCCATGGGACAGATGAACCGACAAATGAACCTGCCTGCACTACAGAAGATAATGCAGGAGTTTGAGCGGCAAAATGAGAAAATGGAATTGGTCAGTGAGGTGATGTCTGATGCCATTGATGATGCCATGGAGggagatgaggaagaagaagaaaccgaAGAACTTGTCAACCAGGTCCTTGACGAGATTGGAATTGACATCAATTCAGAG CTTGTCAAGGCTCCATCATCTGCAGTTGCAGCACCTGTTGGTGCCAAGGTTGCCCAAGCAGAGACAGCTGGGCAGCAAGATGGTGCCATTGATGATGATCTTCAAGCAAGGTTAAACAATCTAAGAAAAATGTGA
- the LOC120274108 gene encoding uncharacterized protein LOC120274108, whose amino-acid sequence MGRKAGGLYINPKKFGAVGKPCMKEMVSFLGCLSLNKNNDDKCVRQKDLLLACVESQRGKPKNPARTINYHLQRLGRDKFF is encoded by the exons ATGGGTCGAAAGGCCGGTGGTTTGTACATCAACCCGAAGAAATTCGGTGCTGTTGGAAAGCCTTgtatgaaggaaatggtgaGCTTCCTTGGCTGTTTATCTCTAAACAAGAACAACGATGATAAGTGTGTTCGACAAAAGGATCTCTTACTTGCGTGTGTGGAATCTCAG AGAGGAAAGCCGAAAAATCCTGCAAGGACAATCAATTATCATTTGCAGCGGCTTGGGAGAGACAAGTTTTTTTAG
- the LOC120272962 gene encoding beta-glucuronosyltransferase GlcAT14C-like gives MRKPHRSDRHCLPILLLFLLSLPLLLPLILLPLISTSSSSEPLRQPPTVPRLAYLIYGSSGDGVRLARLLRAVYHPWNYYLLSLDAAAAVDERVDLAKFVASDAVFEKFGNVWVAGDADEVTRKGPTMIASTLHAVAILLRECKDWSWFINLSAGDYPLMPQDDLLHIFSYLPRDLNFIEHTSDIGLKEYQRARPIIVDPGLYGSNRKDVFLAKEKRSLPSSFKLFAGSSFVVLSRSFLEFCIWGWDNLPRTLLMYYTNFISSSEGYFHTVICNSRDFQNTTVNHDLRFVMWDDPPRPAPINLTSANFDQMVESGAPFAYNFIKDEQVLDIIDLELLKRSGSRFTPGGWCVGNSDSAMDLCSVHEKPNVIRPSTSSKRLERLLLKLLDPKNFKSGQCK, from the exons ATGAGAAAACCCCACCGTTCGGATCGCCATTGTCTTcccatcctcctcctcttcctcctctctcttcctctccttctcccCCTCATCCTGCTTCCCCTGatctccacctcctcctcctccgagCCCCTCCGGCAACCCCCGACGGTCCCCAGACTCGCTTACCTGATCTACGGATCCAGTGGCGACGGCGTTCGCCTCGCGAGGCTCCTTAGAGCCGTGTACCATCCGTGGAACTACTACTTGTTGAGTCTGGACGCTGCCGCGGCGGTGGATGAGCGGGTGGATCTGGCGAAGTTTGTTGCTTCCGATGCGGTGTTTGAGAAGTTTGGGAATGTTTGGGTTGCTGGAGATGCTGATGAGGTGACGCGCAAGGGGCCGACTATGATCGCTTCTACTCTTCATGCTGTTGCGATTTTATTGAGGGAATGCAAGGATTGGAGCTGGTTCATCAATCTCAGCGCTGGAGATTATCCTCTCATGCCCCAAGATG ATCTTCTTcatattttctcatatttgcCGAGGGATCTGAACTTCATTGAGCATACAAGTGATATTGGCTTGAAAGA ATATCAAAGAGCAAGGCCTATCATAGTAGATCCGGGATTGTATGGttcaaatagaaaagatgtattTTTGGCTAAAGAGAAAAGGTCCTTGCCTTCTTCCTTCAAATTATTTGCAG GTTCTTCCTTTGTGGTGCTATCCCGGTCATTTCTTGAATTTTGCATCTGGGGTTGGGACAATCTCCCACGGACGTTGCTCATGTACTACACAAACTTCATATCTTCATCGGAAGGTTATTTTCATACAGTAATCTGCAATTCCAGGGACTTCCAGAATACAACAGTTAACCATGATTTACGGTTTGTGATGTGGGATGATCCTCCTCGCCCTGCTCCAATTAACTTGACTTCCGCAAATTTTGATCAAATGGTTGAAAGTGGTGCTCCTTTTGCCTACAATTTCATCAAGGATGAGCAAGTCCTAGACATAATTGACCTTGAGCTATTGAAAAGATCAGGGAGCCGATTTACTCCTGGTGGGTGGTGTGTCGGGAATTCTGATTCTGCCATGGATTTATGTTCAGTTCATGAGAAGCCGAATGTTATTAGACCAAGTACGAGCTCCAAAAGACTAGAGAGGTTGCTATTAAAGCTCCTTGATCCTAAAAACTTCAAGTCCGGCCAGTGTAAATAG
- the LOC120273424 gene encoding uncharacterized protein LOC120273424: MKQLKGSSKAVALSVAERCKNILASNWQAHLNTIKADSKGSKEDIYTSKVHYMLRRGRPYIWIPEGELHNTNAIIDERASLAISCNVPGPLMSLLRSIRKFSARVALTGDLIALKEEKVHRVAESLRESILMEYNLANQASYTVSALLSSAGASCGSRCENFLEILGESDKYTVYKFDINSCTYIDGSGCAHDLDNEEITAPKADEISLFTEKLIDGINQSQARRRALMLFCLEYHNASARDALMLSIDRKGFDILAKVPEVDSNQNQQYNWKEFRFTFKEEASDIESFCRLLVELEEEALESVKSYSGLG; this comes from the exons ATGAAGCAGCTGAAGGGGAGTAGCAAAGCAGTGGCGCTCTCCGTCGCGGAGAGATGCAAG AACATCTTGGCTTCGAATTGGCAAGCCCATCTCAACACCATCAAAGCCGACTCCAAGGGCAG CAAGGAGGACATTTATACTTCGAAGGTTCATTATATGCTCAGGAGGGGAAGGCCTTATATCTGGATTCCCGAGGGGGAGTTGCACAACACG AATGCAATCATCGATGAGCGTGCTTCCTTGGCTATAAGTTGCAATGTCCCAGGTCCATTGATGAGCTTACTGAGATCTATTAGAAAG TTTTCAGCTCGTGTAGCTTTGACTGGTGATCTCATAGCTCTAAAAGAAGAGAAG GTCCATCGTGTTGCAGAAAGTTTAAGAGAATCAATTTTGATGGAATATAACTTAGCAAACCAAGCTAGTTATACAGTTTCTGCTCTTTTAAGTTCCGCTGGCGCGAGTTGCGGATCAAGATGTGAAAACTTCCTGGAGATCTTGGGTGAGAGTGACAAATATACTGTGTATAAGTTTGACATAAA TTCCTGCACTTACATTGATGGCAGTGGGTGTGCTCACGATTTGGACAATGAAGAAATTACTGCACCTAAAGCAGACGAAATAT CACTGTTTACTGAGAAGCTGATCGACGGGATCAATCAAAGTCAAGCAAGACGCAGAGCTTTGATGCTCTTCTGTTTGGAATACCATaatgcaagtgcacgg GATGCATTGATGCTCTCCATTGATCGGAAAGGTTTCGATATTTTGGCTAAAGTCCCTGAAGTAGACTCTAACCAGAATCAGCAatacaattggaaggagttcaGGTTTACATTCAAGGAAGAAGCCTCTGACATTGAATCTTTCTGCAGATTGTTAGTTGAATTAGAAGAGGAAGCTCTTGAGAGTGTCAAGAGCTACAGTGGACTTGGATAG